In Idiomarina sp. PL1-037, a single genomic region encodes these proteins:
- a CDS encoding ABC transporter substrate-binding protein: protein MIKAYANVAVIAAAFLSGCQSEEPEPAPLANGIIYCSEGNPASFNPQLVTSGTTVDATAAQLYDRLIDYDAEQQEFVPALAKRWETLDNGTRYRFHLREGVKFHTTNYFQPSRELTAEDVQFSFNRWLDETSLYHQVGGSYPFFRATGLDQLINKVVKIDKMTVDIVLNNADSSFLANLATDFAVILSAEYAQQLLTEDRPGQIDALPIGTGPYRFESYRKDVLIRYSRHPGYWREGPGIEHLVYSITPNANKRMLKLVTGECDIIPYPLVSELQALNREQLIVTDEVSPNVSFWAFNTKKKPFDDPLVRQALSHAINREAIIQTIYSGNAELAQSILPPTSWAYDDRGIQYQYDPEKAKRLLEEAGHSNLNINIWAMPVQRVYNPNARRMAELMQSDLAQIGVSASIVSYEWNTFRRRLSRGEHDTVLIGWYADNADPDNFFRPLLSCAAVATGGNRANWCHPGFDQLLYSAIATTVPEERKALYQSAQHLLNQQQPLLPIAHSKRFQAQQKNISGVELPPYGGINFRLATKDTAEEESQ from the coding sequence ATGATTAAAGCGTACGCAAATGTGGCTGTTATTGCAGCAGCGTTTCTCTCAGGCTGTCAATCTGAGGAACCAGAGCCTGCTCCTCTGGCCAACGGCATTATTTACTGTTCAGAAGGCAACCCCGCTTCTTTTAATCCTCAGCTTGTTACCTCAGGCACTACCGTTGATGCAACCGCGGCTCAACTCTACGACCGGTTAATTGATTACGATGCTGAGCAACAGGAATTTGTACCTGCACTTGCGAAGCGCTGGGAAACTTTGGATAACGGCACTCGTTACCGGTTTCATTTGCGCGAAGGCGTAAAATTTCATACAACCAACTACTTTCAGCCCAGCCGGGAACTAACCGCTGAAGACGTTCAATTCAGCTTTAACCGGTGGCTGGATGAAACCAGCCTTTATCATCAGGTTGGAGGGAGCTATCCCTTTTTCAGAGCCACAGGGCTGGATCAGTTGATCAATAAAGTTGTCAAAATTGATAAAATGACGGTCGATATCGTGCTGAATAATGCCGACAGTTCGTTTTTAGCAAACCTTGCCACAGACTTCGCCGTTATTTTATCCGCTGAGTACGCCCAACAACTTTTGACTGAAGACCGCCCCGGACAAATTGATGCTTTACCCATAGGAACCGGCCCCTACCGTTTCGAGAGTTATCGCAAAGATGTGTTAATACGTTACTCCCGACATCCGGGGTATTGGCGGGAAGGCCCCGGAATTGAGCATCTGGTGTATTCTATTACCCCTAACGCAAACAAGCGTATGCTTAAGCTGGTTACCGGTGAATGTGACATTATTCCTTACCCGCTGGTAAGTGAGTTGCAGGCACTCAACAGAGAGCAATTAATTGTCACCGACGAGGTGAGTCCAAATGTCTCTTTCTGGGCATTTAATACTAAGAAAAAACCTTTTGATGACCCTCTTGTTCGTCAGGCTCTGAGTCACGCTATTAACCGCGAAGCGATTATTCAGACTATCTATTCCGGTAATGCTGAGCTGGCACAATCAATATTGCCTCCAACATCCTGGGCTTATGATGACCGTGGCATTCAGTATCAGTATGACCCGGAAAAAGCCAAACGTTTATTGGAAGAAGCCGGTCATTCAAATTTGAATATTAACATCTGGGCCATGCCGGTACAGCGCGTCTACAATCCTAACGCCCGCAGAATGGCGGAACTGATGCAGTCAGACTTAGCTCAAATTGGTGTCTCAGCAAGCATTGTTTCTTATGAATGGAACACCTTTCGCCGGCGCCTTTCTCGTGGCGAACACGATACCGTGCTCATTGGTTGGTATGCCGACAATGCTGACCCTGATAACTTCTTCAGACCACTGTTGAGCTGTGCTGCCGTAGCGACCGGTGGCAACCGGGCTAACTGGTGCCACCCGGGTTTTGACCAGTTGCTTTACAGCGCCATTGCAACCACGGTTCCGGAAGAACGTAAAGCTCTGTATCAGTCAGCTCAGCACTTACTGAACCAGCAACAACCTTTATTGCCTATTGCCCACTCAAAACGCTTTCAGGCACAGCAGAAAAACATCAGTGGCGTGGAACTTCCTCCATACGGAGGTATTAACTTTCGCCTGGCCACTAAAGATACTGCGGAGGAAGAATCACAATGA
- the pspF gene encoding phage shock protein operon transcriptional activator → MRPERKPDNLIGQSNSFSDVLEQVSQIAPLDKPVLIIGERGTGKELIAARCHYLSRRWQQQYITLNCAALNENLLDSELFGHEAGAFTGAAKKHEGRFERADGGSLFLDELANTSLRVQEKLLRVIEYGEFERVGGRHSVKIDTRLIAATNEDLPSLAAKGQFRSDLLDRLAFDVITLPPLRERRDDIMLLAEHFAISMAREMELELFSGFSEKARKTLLEYHWPGNVRELKNTVERSLYRLGNGHVPIHDIIIDPFNSPFRPKTPVTEKTVAQEPLANEQSHTENNDVIDMPKLNADQPIDFKQKSQEYEIDVLSQALRLCQFNQKKTANFLGLTYHQLRGYLKKYQLLEGASAAND, encoded by the coding sequence ATGCGCCCTGAGCGAAAACCCGACAACCTCATCGGACAATCCAACAGCTTTTCCGATGTGCTGGAACAAGTGTCGCAAATTGCTCCTCTCGATAAGCCCGTATTAATTATTGGTGAACGAGGCACCGGTAAAGAGCTTATTGCAGCGCGTTGTCATTACTTGTCCCGACGCTGGCAACAACAGTACATTACCCTCAACTGTGCCGCTCTGAATGAAAACTTACTCGACAGTGAGCTCTTTGGCCATGAAGCCGGCGCTTTCACCGGTGCCGCTAAAAAACACGAAGGTCGTTTTGAACGCGCAGACGGTGGCTCACTATTTCTTGATGAATTAGCCAATACGTCCTTACGGGTTCAGGAAAAGCTGCTGCGGGTTATTGAGTACGGAGAATTTGAACGCGTGGGCGGCCGCCATTCGGTTAAAATTGATACTCGCCTCATTGCCGCCACTAATGAAGACCTTCCGTCGCTTGCTGCCAAAGGTCAATTTCGTTCAGATCTACTGGACCGCCTGGCATTTGATGTCATCACCCTACCGCCATTACGCGAACGCCGCGACGACATCATGCTGCTTGCTGAGCACTTTGCCATTTCTATGGCGCGGGAAATGGAACTGGAGTTATTCAGTGGTTTTTCCGAGAAAGCGCGTAAAACCTTGCTTGAATATCATTGGCCCGGTAACGTACGCGAGCTTAAAAACACGGTAGAGCGCAGTTTATATCGGCTGGGAAATGGTCATGTCCCTATTCACGACATTATCATTGACCCGTTTAACAGTCCGTTCCGGCCCAAAACTCCGGTTACAGAAAAAACGGTAGCGCAAGAGCCGCTGGCTAATGAACAAAGCCATACTGAAAATAATGACGTAATTGATATGCCCAAACTCAACGCCGATCAACCAATAGACTTTAAACAAAAGTCGCAAGAGTATGAAATTGATGTCTTGTCGCAAGCCTTACGTTTATGTCAGTTTAACCAAAAGAAAACAGCTAATTTTCTTGGACTGACTTATCATCAGTTACGAGGTTACTTAAAAAAGTATCAGTTATTGGAAGGGGCTTCTGCAGCTAATGATTAA
- the pspA gene encoding phage shock protein PspA, producing the protein MGIFSRFSDIVNSNINSLLDKAEDPQKMVRLIIQEMEDTLVEVRSTSARLLAEKKDIQRQQQRMENEVQDWENKAELALTKERDDLARQALIEKQKAQQGVDSLQQEMDRVNENLDKLNDEIGQLQEKLADAKSRQKAILMRQKAASSRLQVKQQVDSGKVDDAMQRFDRYEAKIDDLEAQVESYDMGKRTLRDEFAELENESKVNDELEALRARMSSKTKQDS; encoded by the coding sequence ATGGGTATTTTTTCACGTTTTAGCGATATCGTGAACTCCAATATCAATTCTTTATTGGATAAAGCCGAAGATCCGCAAAAAATGGTACGCCTGATTATTCAGGAAATGGAAGATACGTTAGTTGAAGTACGCTCTACGTCAGCGCGCCTGTTGGCTGAAAAGAAAGACATTCAGCGTCAGCAGCAGCGGATGGAAAATGAAGTTCAGGACTGGGAAAACAAGGCTGAACTGGCGTTAACTAAAGAACGTGACGATTTAGCGCGTCAGGCACTAATTGAAAAGCAAAAAGCACAGCAGGGCGTTGACTCGTTGCAGCAGGAAATGGATCGCGTTAATGAGAACCTGGACAAGCTAAACGACGAAATTGGCCAACTTCAGGAAAAACTGGCTGATGCTAAGTCTCGCCAAAAGGCGATTCTGATGCGCCAGAAGGCAGCCAGTAGCCGCTTGCAGGTTAAGCAACAGGTCGATAGTGGCAAAGTTGATGACGCTATGCAGCGGTTTGATCGTTACGAAGCTAAAATCGATGATTTGGAAGCCCAGGTTGAATCTTATGATATGGGTAAACGGACATTACGTGATGAATTTGCAGAGCTGGAAAACGAGAGTAAAGTGAATGACGAGCTGGAAGCATTGCGTGCTCGTATGAGCTCAAAAACCAAACAAGACTCTTAA
- the pspB gene encoding envelope stress response membrane protein PspB, protein MDIEAILGMLMAPIILFVIIVAPIWIILHYRSKRQMNQGLNEEERESLALLANQAKRIRERVQTLERILDADAPGWRDRQ, encoded by the coding sequence ATGGATATTGAAGCAATACTAGGGATGTTGATGGCGCCGATTATTCTGTTTGTCATTATAGTCGCGCCTATCTGGATCATCCTTCATTACCGTAGTAAACGACAAATGAATCAGGGATTGAACGAGGAAGAAAGGGAGTCTTTGGCGTTACTGGCGAATCAGGCAAAACGTATCCGTGAACGCGTACAGACACTGGAACGTATTCTGGATGCTGACGCTCCGGGCTGGAGGGACAGACAATGA